The following proteins are encoded in a genomic region of Musa acuminata AAA Group cultivar baxijiao chromosome BXJ2-11, Cavendish_Baxijiao_AAA, whole genome shotgun sequence:
- the LOC135627056 gene encoding patellin-3-like, with protein sequence MAQATQAKASEAVPAAEFVVAEAPSESEPKEPAAEEKKPEAEEKKTEAQEVASPADEAPAESEPKEPAAEEKKSEAKEKKNEVQEVASPADETAAPDVDPQKKALDELKELVQAALANNEFNPPPPPRPPPTAPAEEQPPIKEELEAAPAEAPASASVKERKPTSEELPKTSEAAPASVVVPLNPEVVEQPAAPVKEEPLLAPAQPAEEKAAEADDDGAKTVKAIEETVVPVAAPPPAAEEVPPAAEDSAKEPPEEDPAPAPAAPPEEVFIWGIPLVGDEKSDTILLKFLQARDFKVKDALAMLKDAVIWRKQFGIEALLEEDVGLPELDKVVYMHGVDKEGHPVCYNVYGELHDKELYEKTFGDADKRRKFLKWRIQYLEKGIREKLDFTPGGISSMVQVTDLKNSPRIGKHRQVTKQAVTLLQDNYPEFIAKKVFINVPWWYLAVNRIMSPFFTQRTKSKFVFAGPSRSAETLFKYIAPEQVPVALGGLSKDDDRDFTAADAATDVSIKPSSKQTIEMPATEACVLVWEVRVLGWEVSYGAEFTPSAEDGYTVILHKTRKLAAVDEPVIKGSFKIGEPGKVVLSIDNPTSKKKLLLYRYKVKSCSESN encoded by the exons ATGGCCCAAGCAACCCAGGCCAAGGCATCCGAAGCCGTCCCAGCGGCGGAGTTTGTCGTCGCCGAGGCTCCCTCTGAGTCGGAACCCAAGGAGCCTGCGGCCGAGGAAAAGAAGCCCGAGGCTGAGGAGAAGAAAACCGAggcccaggaggtggcatcgcccgctGACGAGGCTCCCGCTGAGTCGGAACCCAAGGAGCCTGCGGCCGAGGAGAAGAAGTCCGAGGCTAAGGAGAAGAAAAACGAggtccaggaggtggcatcgcccgctGACGAGACTGCCGCCCCCGACGTCGATCCCCAGAAGAAGGCTCTCGACGAGCTGAAGGAGCTCGTGCAGGCCGCCCTCGCTAACAACGAGTTCAACCCCCCTCCACCTCCCCGGCCTCCGCCCACGGCCCCGGCGGAGGAGCAGCCGCCGATTAAGGAGGAGCTGGAAGCCGCGCCGGCAGAAGCCCCCGCCTCTGCTTCCGTGAAGGAGAGGAAGCCGACGTCGGAAGAGCTCCCGAAGACGTCCGAGGCCGCTCCTGCATCGGTTGTGGTACCTCTGAATCCGGAAGTGGTGGAGCAGCCCGCTGCACCGGTAAAGGAGGAACCTTTGCTTGCCCCTGCGCAACCGGCGGAGGAGAAGGCTGCCGAGGCTGACGACGACGGCGCCAAGACGGTGAAAGCCATCGAGGAAACCGTCGTCCCCGTGGCCGCTCCCCCTCCGGCAGCCGAGGAGGTTCCTCCTGCTGCAGAGGACTCAGCGAAGGAACCGCCTGAGGAGGACCCTGCTCCGGCACCGGCGGCTCCACCAGAGGAGGTATTCATATGGGGGATCCCTCTCGTGGGCGACGAGAAGAGCGACACCATCCTCCTCAAATTCCTCCAAGCTCGCGACTTCAAGGTGAAGGACGCCCTGGCCATGCTTAAGGACGCCGTCATCTGGAGGAAGCAGTTCGGCATCGAGGCGCTCCTGGAGGAGGACGTCGGCCTGCCGGAGCTGGACAAGGTCGTGTACATGCATGGCGTCGACAAGGAGGGCCATCCCGTGTGCTACAACGTCTACGGTGAGTTACACGACAAGGAGCTCTACGAGAAGACATTCGGCGACGCGGACAAGCGGCGCAAGTTCCTCAAGTGGAGGATCCAGTACCTTGAGAAGGGGATCAGGGAGAAGCTGGACTTCACTCCTGGTGGCATCTCCTCCATGGTTCAGGTGACAGATCTCAAGAACTCGCCACGGATCGGGAAGCATCGGCAGGTCACGAAGCAAGCCGTCACTCTGCTCCAGGACAACTACCCCGAGTTCATCGCCAAGAAG GTGTTCATCAATGTTCCATGGTGGTATTTGGCTGTCAACCGGATAATGAGCCCATTCTTCACACAGAGGACCAAGAGCAAGTTTGTCTTCGCCGGACCATCCAGATCTGCAGAGACCCTGTTCAA ATACATAGCACCTGAGCAAGTCCCGGTTGCACTCGGCGGTCTTAGCAAGGACGATGACCGCGATTTCACCGCTGCTGATGCTGCTACGGATGTCAGCATCAAACCTTCATCCAAGCAAACCATAGAAATGCCAGCCACCGAG GCATGCGTTCTCGTGTGGGAAGTCCGAGTGCTGGGATGGGAGGTTAGCTACGGTGCCGAGTTCACCCCGAGCGCGGAGGACGGGTACACGGTGATCCTGCACAAGACCAGGAAGTTGGCCGCCGTCGATGAGCCCGTGATCAAAGGCTCCTTCAAGATTGGGGAGCCCGGCAAAGTGGTTCTCAGCATCGACAACCCCACGTCCAAGAAGAAGTTGCTCCTTTACCGATACAAGGTGAAGAGCTGCAGCGAATCCAACTGA
- the LOC135627340 gene encoding cytochrome b-c1 complex subunit 8-like, whose protein sequence is MGKTPVRMKAVVYALSPFQQKVMPGLWKDLPGKIHHKVSENWLSATLLLTPVIGTYSYALNSKEKEKLERRY, encoded by the exons atggGGAAGACGCCGGTGAGGATGAAGGCGGTGGTGTACGCGCTGTCACCGTTCCAGCAGAAGGTGATGCCCGGGCTGTGGAAGGATCTCCCCGGCAAGATCCACCACAAGGTCTCCGAGAACTGGCTCAGTGCTACCCTATTGCTTACCCCCGTTATCGGCACCTACTC TTATGCTCTGAACTCTAAGGAGAAGGAGAAGCTGGAACGCAGGTACTAA
- the LOC135627034 gene encoding metal transporter Nramp5-like has product MYGEGIEMELHEGREIRRDGAHGRGSRRVAAAEEKINGLPAVKASSVETSDMNKDESQELKAGWKKFLAHVGPGFLVSLAYLDPGNLETDLQAGANHRYELLWVILIGLIFALIIQSLAANLGVTTGKHLAELCKAEYPKFVKYCLWVVAELAVIAADIPEVIGTSFALNILFHIPVWAGVLITGLSTLLLLGLQRYGVRKLELLISVLVFVMAACFFGELSYVKPPASEVIRGLFVPRLKGDSATSDAIALLGALVMPHNLFLHSALVLSRKTPPSVKGINDACRYFLLESGFALLVALLINIAVVSVSGTVCATDNLSSDDSDTCSDLTLNSASFLLKNVLGKSSSIVYGIALLASGQSSTITGTYAGQYIMQGFLDIKMRMWLQNLMTRCVAIGPSLIVSIIGGSAGAGKLIIIASMILSFELPFALIPLLKFSSSRTKMGPHKNSVFIIVISWILGVGLIGINIYFLSTSFVDWIIHSSLPRPVTVLIGIVVFPFMAVYVLAILYLAFRKDRVVTFVDKSDSSQIEMEDGVHPSDGNKATEVMPYREDLADIPLPN; this is encoded by the exons atgtatgGTGAGGGAATAGAGATGGAGTTGCATGAGGGAAGAGAGATCAGAAGAGATGGCGCTCATGGAAGAGGGAGTAGAAGAGTTGCAGCTGCCGAAGAAAAGATTAATGGACTACCTGCAGTTAAAGCATCATCAGTGGAGACTAGTGACATGAACAAAGATGAGTCCCAGGAGCTG AAGGCTGGATGGAAAAAGTTTCTAGCTCATGTTGGACCCGGATTCCTTGTTTCCCTGGCTTACCTTGATCCTGGCAATT TGGAGACGGACCTACAAGCCGGAGCGAATCACAGATACGAG CTCTTGTGGGTTATACTAATTGGTCTCATTTTCGCGCTGATAATACAATCACTAGCAGCAAATCTCGGGGTGACTACAG GGAAGCACCTCGCGGAGCTGTGTAAAGCGGAGTATCCAAAATTTGTGAAGTACTGTCTGTGGGTGGTTGCAGAACTGGCTGTGATTGCTGCTGATATCCCAGAAG TGATAGGAACATCCTTTGCTCTCAACATCTTGTTTCACATCCCAGTGTGGGCAGGTGTCCTCATCACAGGGTTGAGCACTCTGCTGCTTCTTGGACTCCAGAGATATGGG GTCCGGAAGCTTGAACTTTTGATATCAGTGCTGGTGTTTGTCATGGCTGCCTGCTTTTTCGGAGAGTTGAGCTACGTAAAGCCCCCTGCATCTGAGGTGATCAGGGGACTCTTCGTGCCGAGGCTTAAGGGCGACAGTGCCACCAGCGATGCCATCGCTCTCCTGGGTGCTCTCGTCATGCC GCACAATCTGTTTTTGCATTCGGCACTGGTGCTATCGAGAAAGACTCCTCCCTCCGTCAAAGGAATCAAT GACGCCTGTCGGTACTTCCTCTTGGAGAGCGGCTTCGCGCTACTGGTCGCATTGCTCATCAACATAGCAGTTGTGTCCGTGTCCGGAACTGTTTGTGCTACCGATAACCTCTCATCTGATGATTCTGATACATGCAGTGATTTGACCCTCAACTCAGCCTCTTTTCTGCTCAag AATGTCTTGGGAAAGTCGAGCTCCATAGTCTACGGGATCGCATTGCTGGCCTCCGGACAAAGCTCCACAATAACTGGCACGTACGCTGGCCAATACATCATGCAG GGCTTCTTGGACATCAAGATGAGAATGTGGCTTCAGAACCTCATGACTCGATGCGTCGCCATCGGTCCCAGCCTGATCGTCTCTATCATCGGAGGCTCTGCTGGAGCAGGAAAACTTATAATCATCGCATCG ATGATACTATCTTTCGAGCTACCGTTTGCTCTTATCCCTCTTCTCAAGTTCAGCAGCAGTCGTACGAAGATGGGACCTCACAAGAACTCCGTCTTC ATCATCGTGATCTCGTGGATCCTTGGTGTGGGTCTCATAGGAATCAACATCTATTTCTTGAGTACGAGTTTCGTCGACTGGATCATCCACAGCAGTCTACCAAGGCCGGTCACAGTTCTCATCGGCATCGTCGTCTTCCCCTTCATGGCCGTCTACGTGCTTGCGATCCTCTACTTGGCCTTCAGAAAGGATAGAGTGGTGACCTTTGTGGATAAGTCTGATTCATCACAGATAGAAATGGAAGATGGTGTGCATCCTTCTGATGGTAACAAGGCGACTGAAGTCATGCCGTATAGAGAAGACCTTGCCGACATTCCTCTTCCCAACTAA
- the LOC135627033 gene encoding probable receptor-like protein kinase At1g11050, which translates to MLPRLPSSSSLVLLPDFIWAMDRNPWFDPIEMWRSLRFSLLLLVLAAAEASTAATCPVNLTYVSTFPWDDTSCLPATANQTDCCLTLLSLFGIGLAQRLHDTGRFRLPDVSTAAACLVDLQSNLSAAPLSLPSSLVSTCFPFPGRFVNTCAGIFTRGDWTAKLGNSTALDAACDGDLTNLQRCDSCLKAGFDVTSRLTRIDGNDSNATPCFYLAILYAAGVANQYGPKDPRAATCVLGLALSSTSPPDHKSRSSHSAAIYASVAAVLALALLSCSIGLFVCRVSRRQKKRSDSAVSERSSRSYPRPNTGSICFDIKELDKATASFSQQNLIGRGGFGVVYRGTLSDGSSVAVKKVLEPDLDDGDEGFHNEVEIISHLRHRNLVPLRGCCIREDMEEGKQLYLIYDYMPNGSLHDHLFGTSKDAHGNSGRRRPPLTWPQRKNIVLDVAKGLVYLHHGVKPAIYHRDIKPTNILLDGEMRARVADFGLARQSREGQSHLTTRVAGTHGYLAPEYALYGQLTEKSDVYSFGVLVLEIMSARRALDTSPESNLVLITDWAWTMIKTGRAEEVLDEALTRTDDEGRSPPKGIMERFVLVGVLCAHVMVALRPTILEAVKMLEGDIDITDIPDRPLPLARGSVFGDGNTSSASPALSGPCLNTGDMLR; encoded by the coding sequence ATGCTTCCACGCCTTCCGTCCTCATCATCACTTGTCCTGTTACCAGATTTCATATGGGCGATGGATCGCAATCCATGGTTCGATCCGATCGAGATGTGGAGATCACTGCGATTCTCCCTCCTCCTCTTGGTCCTCGCGGCCGCCGAAGCCTCCACGGCGGCCACCTGCCCCGTGAACCTGACGTACGTTTCCACCTTCCCCTGGGACGACACCTCCTGCCTCCCCGCCACCGCCAACCAAACCGACTGCTGCCTGACCCTTCTCAGCCTCTTCGGCATCGGACTCGCGCAGCGCCTCCATGACACCGGCCGCTTCCGCCTCCCCGACGTTTCCACCGCCGCCGCCTGCCTCGTCGACCTCCAGTCCAACCTCTCCGCCGCGCCACTCTCCTTGCCGTCCTCCCTCGTCTCCACCTGCTTCCCCTTCCCTGGCCGCTTCGTCAACACCTGCGCCGGCATATTTACCAGGGGCGACTGGACCGCCAAGCTCGGCAACTCCACCGCGCTCGACGCCGCGTGCGACGGGGATCTCACGAACCTCCAGCGCTGCGATTCCTGCCTCAAGGCGGGTTTCGACGTCACCTCGCGGCTCACCCGCATCGACGGTAACGACTCCAACGCCACGCCCTGCTTCTACCTCGCCATCCTGTACGCCGCAGGAGTCGCCAACCAGTACGGCCCCAAAGACCCCCGTGCCGCTACGTGCGTCTTGGGCCTTGCGCTCTCTTCCACCTCTCCTCCCGATCACAAGTCGCGCAGCTCCCACTCCGCCGCCATCTACGCCTCCGTGGCCGCGGTCCTTGCCCTCGCCCTCCTCTCCTGCTCCATCGGGCTCTTCGTGTGCCGAGTCAGCCGCAGACAGAAGAAGCGGAGCGACTCTGCGGTCTCGGAGAGGAGCTCGAGATCGTATCCCAGACCCAACACCGGATCGATCTGTTTCGACATCAAGGAGCTAGACAAGGCCACCGCCAGCTTCTCGCAGCAGAACCTCATAGGGCGCGGCGGGTTCGGCGTCGTCTACAGGGGCACTCTCTCGGATGGGAGCTCCGTCGCCGTCAAGAAAGTGCTCGAGCCGGATTTAGACGACGGCGATGAGGGATtccacaacgaggtggagatcatcAGCCATCTGAGGCACAGGAATTTGGTCCCTCTGAGGGGCTGTTGCATCAGGGAAGACATGGAGGAAGGCAAGCAGCTGTACCTGATCTACGACTACATGCCCAATGGAAGCCTCCACGACCATCTTTTTGGCACAAGCAAGGACGCTCATGGCAACTCCGGGAGGAGGAGGCCGCCCCTGACTTGGCCTCAGAGGAAGAACATCGTACTGGACGTGGCCAAAGGGCTGGTGTATCTGCACCATGGAGTGAAGCCAGCCATCTACCACCGGGACATCAAACCCACAAACATCTTGTTGGACGGGGAGATGAGGGCGAGAGTGGCCGACTTCGGCCTCGCGAGGCAGAGCAGGGAGGGACAGTCCCACCTCACCACCAGGGTCGCTGGAACTCACGGCTACCTCGCGCCGGAATACGCGCTCTACGGGCAGCTCACGGAGAAGAGCGACGTCTATAGCTTCGGCGTGCTGGTGTTGGAGATCATGAGCGCCCGCAGGGCGTTGGACACGTCCCCGGAATCGAACCTGGTGCTGATCACGGACTGGGCATGGACAATGATCAAAACCGGGAGAGCAGAGGAAGTGCTGGATGAGGCATTGACGAGGACCGACGACGAAGGGAGGTCCCCCCCGAAGGGGATCATGGAGAGGTTTGTACTGGTGGGCGTCCTCTGCGCACACGTGATGGTGGCTCTCCGGCCGACGATATTGGAGGCGGTGAAGATGCTGGAGGGGGACATCGACATAACAGACATTCCAGACCGGCCGCTGCCGCTCGCCCGTGGGTCTGTCTTCGGCGACGGGAACACCTCCTCTGCTTCACCCGCTCTCAGTGGCCCTTGTTTGAACACCGGAGACATGCTCAGGTAA
- the LOC135627032 gene encoding beta-galactosidase 7-like, translating into MDLKVALVVVLWLSMGARGGDVTYDGRALMINGTRRLLFSGSIHYPRSTPEKWPYLIAKAKEGGLDVIQTYVFWNVHEPIQGQYDFRGRFNLVRFIKQVQAGGLYVSLRIGPFIQSEWKYGGLPFWLHDVPGIVFRSDNEAFKFHMQKYVTKIVDMMKSERLFASQGGPIIITQIENEYENVEAAFAERGPSYVRWAASMAVGLGTGVPWTMCKQSDAPDPVINTCNGMKCGETFSGPNSPKKPSLWTENWTQRYQVYGEDPRPRSAEDIAFAVALFIAKKNGSFVNYYMYHGGTNFGKSASSYVTTSYYDQAPLDEYGLIWLPTWGHLRELHAVIKLCQEALLWGRYTYYSLAKLQEAHLFRTNSGKCAAFLVNYDKSLVANLHFLDAIYELPAKSISILPDCKKTAFNTAKVSARYGERTAEPVQYLNRSQQWEASAEESNIAGKASLVAKGLLEQMSTTKDVTDYLWYTTSYNHSRQDGQITLHVDSLAHVLHVFVNDELLGTVHGKNDGELPVFDKPIQLKGGQNNISLLSVMVGLPDSGAYLENRFAGIQHVRIQGTGNLSRDLTHELWRYQVGLRGEKVLIYTEEGSKKAVWNPVVSFANKPLIWYKTRFDAPRGTDPVALNLTNMGKGEVWINGESIGRYWASFKAPSGKPSQSLYHVPRSFLRPSNNLLVLFEEMGGDPRSITVDTISVARVCGHVAESYYPSVFSESKHPYVRLGCQRGRSISSIGFASFGTPMGNCKSHAMGGCHSVASRAVAEKACLGKEKCSIPVTTSRFRGDPCPGITKSLLVVAECS; encoded by the exons ATGGATTTGAAGGTGGCGCTTGTGGTGGTGTTATGGTTGTCAATGGGAGCGAGAGGCGGAGACGTGACTTACGATGGAAGGGCTCTGATGATAAACGGAACACGAAGGTTGCTCTTCTCCGGTTCCATTCATTACCCTCGAAGCACGCCAGAG AAATGGCCGTATCTGATTGCCAAGGCCAAGGAGGGAGGGCTCGATGTGATACAAACTTACGTGTTCTGGAACGTGCATGAGCCTATTCAAGGACAG TACGACTTTCGAGGAAGATTCAACCTGGTGAGATTCATCAAACAAGTTCAAGCTGGAGGCCTGTATGTGAGCCTCAGAATCGGTCCTTTCATTCAGTCAGAGTGGAAGTATGG AGGGCTTCCGTTCTGGCTGCATGACGTTCCAGGCATCGTCTTTCGCTCTGATAATGAAGCTTTCAAG TTCCACATGCAAAAATACGTGACGAAGATCGTCGACATGATGAAGTCTGAGAGGTTGTTTGCTTCCCAAGGTGGCCCGATCATAATTACTCAG ATCGAGAATGAATACGAGAATGTGGAGGCTGCATTCGCCGAGAGAGGGCCTTCCTACGTTCGGTGGGCAGCATCGATGGCTGTAGGCCTTGGTACCGGTGTTCCCTGGACGATGTGCAAGCAGAGTGACGCTCCTGATCCTGTG ATCAATACCTGTAATGGGATGAAATGTGGGGAAACCTTTTCGGGGCCTAATTCACCGAAAAAGCCATCACTGTGGACAGAAAATTGGACTCAGAG ATATCAAGTTTACGGAGAAGATCCACGACCAAGGTCTGCTGAAGATATTGCCTTTGCTGTCGCCTTATTTATAGCGAAAAAGAATGGAAGTTTTGTGAATTACTACATG TATCATGGGGGTACAAACTTTGGAAAGTCTGCCTCATCATATGTTACAACAAGTTATTATGATCAAGCTCCTCTTGATGAATATG GCTTAATCTGGCTGCCTACATGGGGTCATCTCAGGGAATTACATGCTGTCATCAAGTTATGCCAGGAAGCGTTACTTTGGGGAAGGTATACTTATTATTCACTTGCCAAGTTACAGGAG GCACATCTCTTTCGAACAAATTCAGGAAAATGTGCTGCTTTTCTCGTAAATTACGATAAATCTCTGGTTGCAAATCTGCATTTTCTTGATGCCATCTATGAATTACCAGCCAAATCCATTAGTATCTTACCAGATTGCAAGAAGACAGCCTTCAATACTGCCAAG GTGAGCGCTCGATATGGTGAAAGAACAGCAGAGCCCGTTCAGTATCTCAATCGAAGTCAGCAGTGGGAAGCATCTGCAGAAGAGTCTAACATCGCCGGCAAGGCTTCACTCGTAGCGAAAGGGCTATTGGAACAAATGTCGACAACAAAAGACGTGACAGATTATCTCTGGTACACCACAAG CTATAACCATTCACGACAAGATGGTCAGATTACTCTTCATGTCGACTCTCTTGCACATGTTCTACATGTCTTTGTAAATGATGAGTTACTTG GTACTGTGCATGGAAAAAATGATGGAGAGCTACCTGTTTTCGATAAACCCATTCAGCTCAAGGGAGGCCAGAACAATATCTCTTTGCTCAGTGTTATGGTTGGACTACCG GACTCAGGAGCATATCTTGAGAATCGTTTTGCCGGAATCCAACATGTAAGAATCCAAGGGACTGGAAATTTATCTCGAGATCTCACACATGAGCTATGGCGTTACCAG GTTGGTTTACGGGGAGAGAAGGTGCTAATCTACACCGAGGAAGGATCAAAGAAAGCAGTCTGGAATCCTGTTGTGAGCTTCGCAAATAAACCCCTGATATGGTACAAG ACAAGGTTTGATGCTCCACGGGGTACCGATCCTGTGGCACTTAACCTTACGAACATGGGGAAAGGAGAGGTGTGGATCAACGGGGAAAGCATCGGCCGCTACTGGGCGTCCTTTAAAGCTCCAAGTGGAAAGCCATCTCAGTCTCT GTATCATGTTCCTCGCTCCTTTCTGAGGCCATCAAACAACCTCCTTGTTCTCTTCGAGGAAATGGGAGGCGACCCTCGCTCTATCACGGTGGACACCATCTCGGTTGCTCGTGTCTGTGGTCATGTAGCTGAATCATATTACCCGTCAGTGTTCTCCGAAAGCAAACACCCATACGTTCGACTTGGATGTCAACGGGGGAGAAGCATCTCATCCATAGGGTTTGCCAGCTTTGGAACTCCTATGGGGAACTGTAAAAGCCATGCTATGGGCGGTTGCCACTCTGTTGCTTCCAGAGCTGTTGCAGAGAAG GCTTGTCTGGGTAAGGAGAAATGCTCGATTCCTGTGACCACGAGCAGATTTAGAGGCGATCCATGCCCGGGCATCACGAAGTCTCTCCTGGTTGTTGCCGAATGCAGTTGA